One window of the Entelurus aequoreus isolate RoL-2023_Sb linkage group LG18, RoL_Eaeq_v1.1, whole genome shotgun sequence genome contains the following:
- the ppp1r12c gene encoding protein phosphatase 1 regulatory subunit 12C has protein sequence MGDSARTKRREQLKRWAGSCTDKASASPRRRWRGDAEERGTKEREAENQDPPREQPRFREDESSPLLKRRKRVRFDRAAEFLAACASGDTEEARVMLKEAKDMTSRNEEDALEIINCSNADGITALHQACIDGSMEMVSFLLEYGANVNQVDSEGWTPLHVAASCGYRDIADFLLRNGASLSAVNCDGDVPVDIALDETTEALLQEYTLRQGVDLEAVKRLEEEQITSDARTWLIEGPPTDVRHPRTGATPLHVAAAKGYLEALKLLCQCGLDVSAMDFDGWTPLHAAAHWGQGEACHILTEQMCNMEARSNAGQTPLDVADESVEELLEDLAQKQANWRNEQSIRDRQNQQGATTASTQNKRRRSSVCRMSSRDKMNLQDQSKERGISGGLELSEDKESSPESSTVSSPDTESGTTSAASPAEKTSEEKEDEEQDKVIRTARVQPTPHTRDVTSESSNTPTAERRKFQAPVRDEESESQRKARSRLLRQSRRSTQGVTLTDLKEAERTVSKAADPLPRNIHPVSPIITLTPAEKDTEPEGDKRLGVKDRRRARKERRSTGVIQPGVENEEDDTHFDDHNSNSELNSSGLGDGDYRMLYFQVLQQNLALKDKLQEMELLLSQNKVEMEKLRQNNESSTERPALLELERFEKLALHRKAVELEDELKVLGDLKADNQRLKDENAALIRVISKLSR, from the exons GAAAAGGGTGAGGTTCGACAGGGCTGCGGAGTTCCTGGCTGCATGTGCGAGTGGTGATACGGAGGAGGCCCGAGTGATGCTGAAGGAGGCCAAAGACATGACAAGCAGGAACGAGGAGGATgcgctggaaattattaactgcTCTAATGCAGACGGAATAACTGCATTGCATCAA GCCTGCATAGATGGGAGCATGGAGATGGTGTCCTTCCTTTTGGAGTACGGTGCCAACGTGAACCAAGTTGACAGCGAGGGGTGGACACCACTGCATGTTGCTGCCTCCTGCGGCTACCGGGACATCGCAGA TTTCCTATTGCGGAACGGTGCTTCTCTCTCTGCTGTCAACTGTGATGGCGATGTTCCTGTGGACATTGCTCTGGATGAAACCACCGAGGCGCTTCTCCAGGAATACACTTTAAGACAAG GTGTGGACTTGGAGGCAGTAAAACGGTTAGAGGAGGAACAGATCACATCAGATGCTCGGACTTGGCTGATTGAGGGACCACCTACTGATGTAAGACACCCCAGGACTGGAGCCACTCCTCTACATGTAGCTGCAGCTAAAGGCTACTTGGAAGCTCTCAA GTTACTGTGCCAGTGTGGACTGGATGTTTCTGCTATGGACTTTGATGGGTGGACTCCTCTTCATGCCGCTGCACACTGGGGTCAGGGGGAAGCCTGTCACATTCTAACCGAACAGATGTGCAATATGGAGGCCCGCAGCAACGCG GGCCAGACTCCATTGGATGTTGCAGATGAAAGTGTGGAGGAGCTTCTGGAGGATTTAGCTCAGAAACAAGCCAAT TGGCGCAACGAGCAGTCCATACGAGACAGACAAAACCAACAAGGTGCTACCACTGCGAGCACACAAAATAAACGAAGGAG GAGCTCAGTGTGTCGGATGAGCAGTAGAGACAAGATGAACCTGCAAGACCAGTCCAAAGAGAGGGGCATCTCAGGAGGCCTGGAGCTGAGCGAGGACAAGGAGAGCAGCCCGG AGAGTTCCACAGTATCCAGTCCAGACACGGAAAGTGGAACCACATCTGCTGCTAGTCCAGCTGAAAAG ACTTCAGAGGAGAAAGAGGATGAGGAACAGGACAAGGTGATCCGCACTGCTCGAGTCCAGCCCACCCCTCATACAAGAGATGTTACATCTGAGAGTTCCAACACACCCACAGCAGAGCGACGCAA ATTTCAGGCTCCAGTCAGAGACGAGGAGTCAGAATCTCAGAGGAAAGCTCGCTCCCGACTTTTGCGCCAGTCTCGCCGCTCTACTCAG GGTGTAACCTTAACAGACCTGAAAGAAGCAGAGAGGACAGTGTCTAAAGCCGCCGATCCTTTGCCTCGTAACATTCATCCTGTCAGCCCCATCATTACTCTCACGCCTGCTGAGAAGG ATACAGAGCCAGAGGGAGACAAGCGTCTTGGAGTCAAGGACCGGAGGCGCGCGAGGAAGGAGAGGCGCTCTACTGGCGTCATTCAGCCGGGTGTAGAG AATGAAGAAGACGACACTCATTTTGATGATCACAACAGCAACTCTGAACTCAA TTCCAGTGGATTAGGAGACGGTGATTACAGGATG CTCTACTTTCAGGTCCTACAGCAGAACTTGGCACTGAAGGACAAACTGCAGGAGATGGAACTGCTGCTCAGTCAAAATAAAGTGGAGATGGAGAAACTCCGACAG AATAATGAGAGCAGCACAGAAAGACCTGCCTTGTTGGAGCTGGAGAGATTT GAGAAGTTGGCCCTCCACAGGAAAGCAGTGGAACTGGAAGACGAGCTGAAG GTTCTGGGAGACCTGAAAGCAGACAACCAGAGGCTGAAGGATGAAAACGCTGCCCTCATTCGAGTCATCAGCAAACTGTCCCGatga